In Nocardioides dokdonensis FR1436, the following are encoded in one genomic region:
- the bcp gene encoding thioredoxin-dependent thiol peroxidase, with the protein MTTTTPAPRLVPGDQAPDFTLTDDTGAQVTLSALRGRKVVVYFYPAALTPGCTKQACDFTATQDAFRTEGYEVLGISPDKPEKLAKFRDEEALGIRLLSDPDRSVLTAWGAFGEKKMYGKVVQGVIRSTFVVDEQGAIEVAQYNVKATGHVAKLRRDLGLSD; encoded by the coding sequence ATGACCACCACGACGCCCGCCCCGCGCCTGGTTCCCGGTGACCAGGCCCCCGACTTCACCCTCACCGACGACACCGGCGCCCAGGTCACCCTCTCGGCGCTGCGCGGTCGCAAGGTGGTCGTCTACTTCTACCCCGCCGCGCTGACCCCGGGGTGCACCAAGCAGGCCTGTGACTTCACCGCGACCCAGGACGCCTTCCGCACCGAGGGCTACGAGGTGCTCGGCATCTCCCCCGACAAGCCCGAGAAGCTCGCGAAGTTCCGCGACGAGGAGGCGCTGGGGATCCGGCTGCTCTCCGACCCCGACCGGTCGGTGCTGACGGCCTGGGGCGCGTTCGGCGAGAAGAAGATGTACGGCAAGGTCGTGCAGGGCGTGATCCGCTCGACCTTCGTCGTCGACGAGCAGGGCGCCATCGAGGTGGCGCAGTACAACGTCAAGGCCACCGGGCACGTCGCCAAGCTGCGCCGCGACCTCGGGCTCAGCGACTGA
- a CDS encoding PDGLE domain-containing protein — MSAPTRKVSTRVVLVGVLLVSLVLAGVISFYAASSPDGLETVAQEHGFADAEQDHGAADGPFAGYDSGFVDSDRLGGGLAGVAGVLVVLVLGTAVAYGVRRRPRATEADDSVDTPTSTGS; from the coding sequence ATGAGCGCGCCCACCCGCAAGGTCAGCACCCGGGTCGTCCTGGTCGGTGTCCTCCTGGTCTCCCTCGTGCTGGCCGGCGTGATCAGCTTCTACGCGGCCAGCAGCCCCGACGGCCTGGAGACGGTCGCCCAGGAGCACGGCTTCGCCGACGCCGAGCAGGACCACGGCGCCGCGGACGGCCCCTTCGCGGGCTACGACAGCGGCTTCGTCGACAGCGACCGCCTCGGCGGCGGGCTCGCCGGCGTCGCCGGTGTGCTCGTGGTCCTCGTGCTGGGCACCGCCGTAGCCTACGGCGTACGCCGCCGCCCGCGGGCGACCGAGGCCGACGACAGCGTGGACACCCCCACGAGCACCGGGTCCTGA
- a CDS encoding GroES family chaperonin, giving the protein MSDKIPIKMLHDRVLVELDTEAGERRSSGGIVIPATAAMGAQRLAWARVVAVGPHARAVEQGDRVLFGPEDKAEVEVQGETYVVMRERDVHAVAAERVGDQATGLYL; this is encoded by the coding sequence ATGAGCGACAAGATCCCGATCAAGATGTTGCACGACCGGGTGCTCGTCGAGCTCGACACCGAGGCCGGTGAACGCCGCTCCTCGGGAGGCATCGTCATCCCGGCGACCGCCGCCATGGGCGCGCAGCGCCTCGCCTGGGCCCGCGTGGTGGCCGTCGGTCCGCACGCCCGCGCCGTCGAGCAGGGCGACCGGGTGCTGTTCGGGCCCGAGGACAAGGCCGAGGTCGAGGTGCAGGGCGAGACCTACGTCGTGATGCGCGAACGAGACGTGCACGCGGTGGCCGCCGAGCGGGTCGGGGACCAGGCCACCGGTCTGTACCTGTGA
- a CDS encoding energy-coupling factor ABC transporter permease — MHVPDGFFDAPTSIATGVVAVAAIGVSLRGARRELDDRTAPMAGLVAAFVFAAQMLNFPVGAGTSGHLMGGAVAAVLVGPWTAVLATSVVFVVQTLMFADGGITAIGTNVVVMGVATVVVGYGVFRGLQAVLPKKLALVPVLAGIGAFVSVPAASLLFVALYAVGGAAPVPIDTLTTAMVGVHTLIGVGEGLITALAVAGIIAVRPDLVRGARRVLEERPLEIRTARPEVPA, encoded by the coding sequence ATGCACGTGCCCGACGGGTTCTTCGACGCCCCCACCTCCATCGCCACCGGCGTCGTCGCCGTGGCCGCGATCGGGGTGTCGCTGCGCGGCGCCCGGCGCGAGCTCGACGACCGCACCGCACCGATGGCCGGGCTGGTGGCCGCCTTCGTGTTCGCCGCGCAGATGCTGAACTTCCCCGTCGGTGCCGGCACCAGCGGGCACCTGATGGGCGGCGCCGTCGCCGCGGTGCTGGTGGGGCCGTGGACCGCCGTGCTGGCCACCAGCGTCGTGTTCGTGGTGCAGACCCTGATGTTCGCCGACGGCGGCATCACCGCGATCGGCACCAACGTCGTCGTGATGGGCGTGGCCACCGTGGTCGTCGGGTACGGCGTCTTCCGCGGCCTGCAGGCCGTGCTGCCCAAGAAGCTCGCGCTGGTCCCGGTCCTGGCGGGGATCGGGGCCTTCGTCTCCGTGCCCGCCGCGTCGCTGCTGTTCGTGGCGCTGTACGCCGTCGGCGGCGCCGCGCCGGTGCCGATCGACACCCTCACCACCGCCATGGTCGGCGTGCACACGCTCATCGGGGTCGGGGAGGGGCTGATCACCGCCCTGGCGGTGGCCGGCATCATCGCCGTGCGCCCCGACCTGGTCCGCGGGGCCCGTCGGGTGCTGGAGGAGCGTCCGCTCGAGATCCGCACCGCACGTCCGGAGGTCCCCGCATGA
- the cbiQ gene encoding cobalt ECF transporter T component CbiQ — MGAGHGHRLHYHAHSALHRAPAHLKVLGLLGFMLVVVATPDDWFAAFGAYLLVLLGVVALSRVPPTYLLKRMVVEVPFVVFALVLPFVAYGEQVQVLGVGLSRPGLLAAWGILATATLGVLASLTLAATTEPQDLLAGLQRLRVPHLLVQIMSFMVRYLDVVTGEMRRMRVARESRGFRARDPRQWPVIARSTGALFIRSYERGERVHLAMLSRGYTGTMPEPEAHR, encoded by the coding sequence GTGGGTGCCGGGCACGGGCACCGCCTGCACTACCACGCCCACTCGGCGCTGCACCGCGCCCCGGCGCACCTGAAGGTGCTGGGCCTGCTGGGGTTCATGCTCGTCGTCGTGGCCACCCCCGACGACTGGTTCGCCGCCTTCGGCGCCTACCTGCTGGTGCTGCTGGGCGTCGTCGCGCTCTCCCGCGTGCCGCCCACCTACCTGCTCAAGCGGATGGTGGTCGAGGTGCCGTTCGTGGTCTTCGCGCTGGTGCTGCCCTTCGTCGCGTACGGCGAGCAGGTGCAGGTGCTGGGCGTCGGCCTGAGCCGACCCGGGCTGCTCGCCGCGTGGGGCATCCTGGCCACCGCCACGCTCGGCGTGCTGGCCTCGCTGACGCTGGCGGCCACCACCGAGCCGCAGGACCTGCTGGCCGGGCTCCAGCGGCTGCGGGTGCCGCACCTGCTGGTGCAGATCATGTCGTTCATGGTCCGCTACCTCGACGTCGTCACCGGTGAGATGCGCCGGATGCGCGTGGCCCGGGAGTCCCGCGGCTTCCGCGCCCGCGACCCCCGCCAGTGGCCGGTGATCGCCCGCTCGACCGGCGCCCTGTTCATCCGCTCCTACGAGCGCGGCGAGCGGGTGCACCTCGCGATGCTCTCGCGCGGCTACACCGGCACCATGCCCGAGCCCGAGGCGCACCGGTGA
- a CDS encoding penicillin acylase family protein, whose product MVSTRPTRAVIALAATLLAPLGAVTLAGAAAQPPSTPRAEPAGMRAEITWTTHGIPHIEARDFTSLGLGSGYAATEMSACTLFDTLITGRGERSRWFGPEERYNDQVTLDATNLQVDTLVTDLHDRKVVETLLADEVRGPGRQARALVKGYVAGVNEWVRDHDVRDPACRGAAYLRPDVTALDLWYGVYLANLLASTGVFVPQIADASPPSPDDPGLPSLPVRASQVDQDALLRALGRDPDAPFGSNATAAGADATSTGRGMLLGNPHFPWRGRYHFTQQHLTIPGRYDVAGASLVGSPAVNIGFNKDVAWSHTVSTAYRFTPYEYRLVGPTTYLTDAGPATLERREVEVRVRGEDGRLSTVTEDLYRTPEGYVVDSPDTLMPWSPASVWAIRDANAEHLRTIDTFLDMGKATGVRDLLRRQDAGSGMPWVNTTAADREGKVLYADHSVVPNVPDALAQRCLTPVGRVLEQVAGLPGLDGTRAGSSCAWGEDADAQRPGIFGPGNLPSVVREDWVMNANDSYWLPNPEARLEGYAAIIGCERCERTMRTRVVSHYVMDRLASGRKETPRSFRGHQYANRVMAAEVMRADGALDDVCEQTGEREACAALAAWDGRSDKGSRGVHLFEAFVARLPSAPLDLVETVWRTPFDPEQPLTTPRDLNTDNPQVVEAMQAAIDAVRDAGVPFDARWGSLQVAGDRGARPYGLGGGTGDSVGNANALASRWVRDHADRYRPITYGSSHIQAISYRGRRGVDARTILTYGQSEDPRSPFSRDQTRMFSNEQWVRFAWTDAQIRKDRVRQQVVTR is encoded by the coding sequence ATGGTCAGCACTCGCCCCACCCGAGCGGTCATCGCGCTCGCCGCCACCCTCCTCGCGCCCCTGGGCGCCGTCACCCTGGCGGGAGCAGCAGCGCAGCCGCCGAGCACGCCGCGAGCCGAGCCCGCTGGCATGCGCGCGGAGATCACCTGGACCACGCACGGCATCCCGCACATCGAGGCCCGCGACTTCACCTCGCTGGGCCTGGGCAGCGGGTACGCCGCCACGGAGATGTCGGCGTGCACCCTCTTCGACACCCTGATCACCGGGCGGGGTGAGCGCTCGCGCTGGTTCGGCCCCGAGGAGCGCTACAACGACCAGGTCACCCTGGACGCCACCAACCTGCAGGTCGACACCCTGGTCACCGACCTGCACGACCGCAAGGTCGTCGAGACGCTGCTCGCCGACGAGGTCCGCGGCCCCGGTCGCCAGGCCCGCGCCCTGGTCAAGGGCTACGTGGCGGGCGTCAACGAGTGGGTGCGCGACCACGACGTGCGCGACCCCGCCTGCCGGGGCGCCGCCTACCTGCGCCCCGACGTCACCGCCCTCGACCTCTGGTACGGCGTCTACCTGGCCAACCTGCTCGCCTCCACCGGCGTCTTCGTGCCGCAGATCGCCGACGCGTCCCCGCCGAGCCCGGACGACCCCGGCCTGCCCTCGCTCCCGGTCCGCGCCTCCCAGGTCGACCAGGACGCGCTCCTGCGCGCCCTGGGGCGGGACCCCGACGCGCCCTTCGGCTCGAACGCCACCGCGGCCGGCGCCGACGCGACCTCGACCGGCCGCGGGATGCTGCTGGGCAACCCGCACTTCCCGTGGCGCGGTCGCTACCACTTCACCCAGCAGCACCTGACGATCCCGGGACGCTACGACGTGGCCGGCGCGTCCCTGGTCGGGTCGCCGGCGGTCAACATCGGGTTCAACAAGGACGTGGCCTGGAGCCACACCGTCTCGACCGCCTACCGGTTCACGCCCTACGAGTACCGCCTCGTCGGCCCCACGACGTACCTCACCGACGCCGGCCCGGCCACGCTCGAACGACGCGAGGTCGAGGTCCGGGTGCGGGGTGAGGACGGCCGGCTCAGCACGGTCACCGAGGACCTCTACCGCACGCCCGAGGGGTACGTCGTCGACTCGCCGGACACCCTGATGCCGTGGAGCCCGGCGTCGGTGTGGGCGATCCGGGACGCCAACGCCGAGCACCTGCGCACCATCGACACCTTCCTCGACATGGGCAAGGCCACCGGGGTCCGCGACCTCCTGCGGCGCCAGGACGCCGGCAGCGGGATGCCGTGGGTGAACACCACCGCCGCCGACCGCGAGGGCAAGGTGCTCTACGCCGACCACTCGGTGGTGCCGAACGTGCCGGACGCGCTGGCCCAGCGCTGCCTGACCCCGGTCGGGCGGGTCCTCGAGCAGGTCGCGGGGCTCCCGGGCCTCGACGGCACCCGGGCCGGCTCGTCGTGCGCCTGGGGCGAGGACGCCGACGCCCAGCGCCCCGGCATCTTCGGGCCGGGGAACCTGCCCTCGGTGGTGCGCGAGGACTGGGTGATGAACGCCAACGACTCCTACTGGCTGCCGAACCCGGAGGCGCGCCTGGAGGGGTACGCCGCGATCATCGGGTGCGAGCGCTGCGAGCGGACCATGCGCACCCGGGTGGTGTCGCACTACGTCATGGACCGGCTCGCCTCCGGCCGCAAGGAGACCCCGCGCAGCTTCCGTGGTCACCAGTACGCCAACCGCGTGATGGCGGCGGAGGTGATGCGTGCCGACGGCGCCCTCGACGACGTGTGCGAGCAGACCGGCGAACGCGAGGCCTGTGCCGCGCTGGCGGCCTGGGACGGCCGCTCCGACAAGGGATCGCGAGGCGTGCACCTCTTCGAGGCGTTCGTCGCCCGGTTGCCGAGCGCGCCGTTGGACCTGGTCGAGACCGTGTGGCGCACCCCGTTCGACCCGGAGCAGCCGCTGACCACCCCGCGCGACCTGAACACCGACAACCCGCAGGTCGTCGAGGCGATGCAGGCGGCCATCGACGCGGTGCGCGACGCGGGGGTGCCCTTCGACGCCCGCTGGGGCAGCCTCCAGGTCGCGGGGGACCGAGGCGCTCGCCCCTACGGCCTCGGCGGCGGGACGGGTGACTCGGTGGGCAACGCGAACGCCCTGGCCTCGCGCTGGGTGCGCGACCACGCCGACCGGTACCGCCCGATCACCTACGGCTCCTCGCACATCCAGGCGATCAGCTACCGCGGGCGACGCGGGGTGGATGCTCGCACGATCCTGACCTACGGGCAGTCCGAGGACCCCCGCTCGCCGTTCTCGCGGGACCAGACCCGGATGTTCTCGAACGAGCAGTGGGTGCGCTTCGCGTGGACCGACGCCCAGATCCGCAAGGACCGGGTCCGTCAGCAGGTGGTCACCCGCTGA
- a CDS encoding energy-coupling factor ABC transporter ATP-binding protein, giving the protein MSLGRVHPTEPPVLDVRGLAYAYPDGHQALYGVDLRVRRGERVALLGPNGAGKTTLVLHLNGILAAGAGSVEVGGLGVGKETLQEVRRRVGIVFQDPDDQLFMGSVRADVAFGPHNLGLRGAALERRVMDALEQVQMAAYADRPPHHLSFGQRRRVAVATVLAMEPEVLVLDEPSSNLDPASRRELADVLRSLDVTVLMVTHDLPYALELCPRSVVLHEGQVVADGATYDVLTDDALMRAHRLELPFGFDPRTVGPPPGGPRGGGGVDSVTP; this is encoded by the coding sequence GTGAGCCTCGGACGCGTGCACCCGACCGAGCCGCCGGTCCTGGACGTGCGGGGACTGGCCTACGCCTACCCCGACGGTCACCAGGCGCTCTACGGGGTGGACCTGCGGGTGCGCCGCGGCGAGCGGGTCGCGCTGCTGGGGCCGAACGGAGCCGGCAAGACCACGCTGGTGCTGCACCTCAACGGCATCCTCGCCGCCGGAGCCGGCTCGGTCGAGGTCGGCGGGCTCGGGGTCGGCAAGGAGACCCTGCAGGAGGTGCGCCGCCGCGTCGGCATCGTCTTCCAGGACCCCGACGACCAGCTGTTCATGGGCAGCGTGCGCGCCGACGTGGCCTTCGGCCCGCACAACCTCGGACTGCGCGGAGCGGCGCTGGAGCGTCGGGTGATGGACGCGCTCGAGCAGGTGCAGATGGCGGCGTACGCCGACCGGCCGCCGCACCACCTGTCCTTCGGGCAGCGCCGGCGCGTGGCGGTCGCGACGGTGCTGGCCATGGAGCCGGAGGTGCTGGTCCTCGACGAGCCGTCCTCCAACCTCGACCCGGCCTCGCGCCGCGAGCTGGCCGACGTGCTGCGCTCGCTGGACGTGACGGTGCTGATGGTCACCCACGACCTGCCCTACGCCCTCGAGCTGTGCCCGCGCTCGGTGGTCCTGCACGAGGGCCAGGTCGTCGCCGACGGTGCGACCTACGACGTGCTCACCGACGACGCCCTGATGCGGGCGCACCGCCTCGAGCTGCCCTTCGGCTTCGACCCCCGCACGGTGGGTCCCCCACCGGGGGGCCCGCGGGGTGGTGGCGGTGTTGATAGCGTGACGCCGTGA
- a CDS encoding MFS transporter: MLRSTTPRARGGERVTFAVLAVAVSSFVMLQSLIIPVLAQVQVQYETDQATVTWVLTGYLLSASIATPLIGRLGDAIGKRRMLVITLAVLTLGSALAALAPTIGWLIVARAVQGVGGGVLPLAFGIIRDEFSDTRVNGALSVMASLTAVGFGVGIVVAGPVVDSLGYSWLFWLPMIATALAAVGALLLVPESPVRTPGRLPVLPALLLAGWLVCLLLGVSQGNVWGWTSARVPALLVAAVVLLVAWVVVETRVPVPLIDMTMMRQRGIWTANAVAAFVGFGMFASFGFLPQFLQTPTATGYGFGASISESAQLLLPSAVASFAVGFVTARLVRRMGARTVIVAGTLGNTVAFCSVALFHDHTWQLYLATTVQGLSSGFVFSSLAGVVIASVPAHQTGVASGMNANIRTIGGAIGSAVMAGILTADVLASGYPTERAYTLGFLVLGGAMVLAALAASRIPDLHEQGTAGSWADADNAELGYLPSAPAR, encoded by the coding sequence GTGCTCAGGAGCACGACCCCGCGTGCGCGCGGCGGCGAACGCGTCACCTTCGCGGTGCTGGCGGTCGCGGTCTCGTCGTTCGTGATGCTCCAGTCGTTGATCATCCCGGTCCTCGCGCAGGTGCAGGTGCAGTACGAGACCGACCAGGCCACCGTCACCTGGGTGCTGACCGGCTACCTCCTCTCGGCCTCCATCGCCACTCCCCTGATCGGCCGCCTGGGCGACGCGATCGGCAAGCGCAGGATGCTGGTCATCACGTTGGCCGTGCTGACCCTGGGCTCGGCCCTGGCTGCGCTGGCCCCGACGATCGGGTGGCTGATCGTGGCCCGCGCGGTGCAGGGCGTCGGCGGCGGCGTGCTGCCGCTGGCCTTCGGCATCATCCGTGACGAGTTCAGCGACACCCGCGTCAACGGCGCCCTGAGCGTGATGGCCTCGCTCACCGCGGTGGGCTTCGGTGTCGGCATCGTCGTCGCCGGACCGGTCGTGGACTCCCTGGGCTACAGCTGGCTGTTCTGGCTGCCCATGATCGCGACCGCCCTGGCCGCGGTCGGCGCCCTGCTGCTCGTGCCGGAGTCACCGGTGCGCACCCCCGGACGCCTGCCGGTCCTGCCCGCCCTGCTCCTGGCCGGTTGGCTGGTCTGCCTGCTCCTCGGGGTCAGCCAGGGCAACGTGTGGGGCTGGACGTCCGCGCGCGTCCCGGCCCTGCTCGTGGCCGCCGTGGTGCTCCTGGTCGCGTGGGTGGTCGTCGAGACCCGCGTGCCGGTGCCCCTGATCGACATGACGATGATGCGCCAGCGCGGCATCTGGACCGCCAACGCCGTCGCGGCGTTCGTCGGCTTCGGGATGTTCGCCTCCTTCGGGTTCCTGCCCCAGTTCCTGCAGACCCCCACCGCGACCGGCTACGGCTTCGGCGCCTCGATCAGCGAGTCGGCGCAGCTGCTGCTGCCGTCCGCGGTCGCCAGCTTCGCCGTCGGCTTCGTCACCGCGCGGCTCGTGCGCCGGATGGGTGCGCGGACCGTGATCGTCGCCGGCACCCTGGGCAACACGGTCGCGTTCTGCTCGGTGGCCCTCTTCCACGACCACACCTGGCAGCTCTACCTGGCCACCACGGTCCAGGGCCTCAGCTCCGGCTTCGTGTTCTCGTCGCTCGCCGGGGTCGTCATCGCCTCCGTGCCCGCCCACCAGACCGGTGTCGCCAGCGGCATGAACGCCAACATCCGCACGATCGGCGGAGCGATCGGCTCCGCGGTGATGGCCGGCATCCTCACCGCCGACGTGCTGGCGTCGGGGTACCCCACCGAGCGCGCCTACACCCTCGGCTTCCTGGTGCTCGGTGGCGCGATGGTGCTGGCTGCGCTCGCTGCCTCGCGCATCCCGGACCTGCACGAGCAGGGCACCGCGGGGTCCTGGGCCGATGCCGACAACGCGGAGCTCGGCTACCTGCCGTCGGCGCCCGCGCGCTAG
- a CDS encoding DUF3618 domain-containing protein: MTTDPSALEREIEETRERLAGTIDQLLHRASPKTIVGREIWTIKAHYVDPATGQPRTDNILKTVGAVVGVVVAFVAVRKITS; encoded by the coding sequence GTGACCACGGACCCCAGCGCCCTCGAGCGTGAGATCGAGGAGACCCGCGAGCGACTGGCGGGCACCATCGACCAGCTGCTGCACCGGGCGAGCCCCAAGACGATCGTCGGCCGCGAGATCTGGACCATCAAGGCCCACTACGTCGACCCGGCGACCGGGCAGCCCCGCACGGACAACATCTTGAAGACCGTCGGCGCCGTCGTCGGCGTGGTCGTGGCCTTCGTCGCGGTCCGCAAGATCACGTCCTGA